One Burkholderia thailandensis E264 genomic window carries:
- a CDS encoding alpha/beta hydrolase: MRRFALPLVALLAAALTVAARAAPASSIVTRTFRSTALHRDWSYTVYLPAGYNPEGARYPVLYLLHGNAGNANDWITQGRLQLTADAMIERRDIPPVVIVMPQGGTDWYVDRKEKMQSAFLDDLIPDVETHYAVSNQRAGRAIGGVSMGGYGALRFAFLEPERFCGAMLLSPAIYANEPPAGSAARYVGVFGDRQFDPKVWHELNYPALWRSYFAQPLRLRMFIAAGDDDLSIQAESSALYTSLRRAQNPAALRIVDGAHTWDVWRRLIGPALKYTLECVK, encoded by the coding sequence ATGCGCCGATTCGCCCTGCCTCTCGTCGCGCTGCTCGCCGCCGCGCTCACCGTCGCCGCGCGCGCGGCCCCCGCCAGCAGCATCGTCACCCGCACGTTCCGCTCGACCGCGCTGCACCGCGACTGGTCGTACACCGTCTATCTGCCCGCCGGCTACAACCCGGAAGGCGCGCGCTACCCCGTGCTGTACCTGCTGCACGGCAACGCCGGCAACGCGAACGACTGGATCACGCAGGGCCGCCTGCAGCTCACCGCCGACGCGATGATCGAGCGCCGCGACATTCCGCCCGTCGTGATCGTGATGCCGCAAGGCGGCACCGACTGGTACGTCGATCGCAAGGAAAAGATGCAGAGCGCGTTTCTCGACGATCTGATTCCCGATGTCGAAACGCATTACGCGGTGTCGAACCAGCGCGCGGGGCGGGCGATCGGCGGCGTGTCGATGGGCGGCTACGGCGCGCTGCGCTTCGCGTTCCTCGAGCCGGAGCGCTTCTGCGGCGCGATGCTGCTGAGCCCCGCGATCTACGCGAACGAGCCGCCCGCGGGTTCCGCCGCGCGCTATGTCGGCGTGTTCGGCGACCGGCAGTTCGACCCGAAGGTCTGGCACGAGCTCAACTATCCGGCGCTGTGGCGCAGCTACTTCGCGCAGCCGCTGCGGCTGCGGATGTTCATCGCCGCGGGCGACGACGACCTGTCGATCCAGGCAGAATCGAGCGCCCTCTACACGAGCCTGCGGCGCGCGCAGAATCCCGCGGCGCTGCGGATCGTCGACGGCGCGCACACGTGGGACGTGTGGCGCCGCCTGATCGGCCCCGCGCTCAAGTACACGCTCGAGTGCGTGAAATGA
- a CDS encoding delta(1)-pyrroline-2-carboxylate reductase family protein: MTTAVLDAAQTARVTPFAELTDALRTAALDAAAGRIASPARLVVPLNEGGVMLSMPASAPDLAIHKLVTVCPRNRGSGLPTIQGQVSVVDPTTGAPLFALDGPTVTGRRTAAVTLLAMRTFLAAAPRDVLLIGTGTQAAHHVDALAALFPGVRVRVKARTAAQAAAFCERLRTVLPTLEPLGGDALPDALDAIITSTTSATPVYDEEARAGRLVVGVGAFTPEAAEVGARTIAGSALYVDDPAGARHEAGDLIVAGVDWARVRSLADALRAPAATRASASASTASDGPASGLPVFFKSVGCAAWDLAACRVAREFISRTRACT, from the coding sequence ATGACGACAGCGGTTTTAGACGCGGCGCAGACGGCGCGCGTCACGCCTTTCGCCGAGCTCACCGACGCGTTGCGCACGGCGGCGCTCGACGCGGCCGCGGGCCGCATCGCGAGCCCGGCGCGGCTCGTCGTGCCGCTCAACGAGGGCGGCGTGATGCTGTCGATGCCCGCGTCGGCCCCCGATCTGGCGATTCACAAGCTCGTGACCGTATGCCCGCGCAACCGCGGCAGCGGCTTACCGACGATCCAGGGGCAGGTGAGCGTCGTCGATCCGACGACGGGGGCGCCGCTCTTCGCGCTCGACGGCCCGACCGTCACCGGTCGCAGGACCGCCGCGGTCACGCTGCTCGCGATGCGCACGTTTCTCGCCGCCGCGCCGCGCGACGTGTTGCTGATCGGCACCGGCACGCAGGCGGCGCATCATGTCGACGCGCTCGCCGCGCTGTTTCCCGGCGTGCGCGTGCGCGTGAAGGCGCGCACGGCCGCGCAGGCGGCGGCGTTCTGCGAACGTCTGCGGACGGTGTTGCCGACGCTCGAGCCGCTCGGCGGCGACGCGCTGCCCGATGCGCTCGACGCGATCATCACGTCGACGACGAGCGCGACGCCCGTGTATGACGAGGAGGCGCGGGCCGGGCGGCTCGTCGTCGGCGTCGGTGCGTTCACGCCGGAAGCGGCCGAGGTCGGCGCGCGGACGATCGCGGGCAGCGCGCTCTATGTCGACGATCCGGCGGGCGCGCGCCATGAGGCGGGCGACCTGATCGTCGCGGGCGTCGACTGGGCGCGCGTGCGCTCGCTCGCCGACGCGCTGCGCGCGCCGGCGGCAACGCGCGCTTCGGCGTCCGCGTCGACCGCATCGGACGGGCCCGCGTCGGGCTTGCCCGTGTTCTTCAAGAGCGTCGGCTGCGCGGCGTGGGACCTTGCCGCGTGCCGCGTCGCACGCGAGTTCATTTCACGCACTCGAGCGTGTACTTGA
- a CDS encoding carboxymuconolactone decarboxylase family protein: MSERDREQGKARRAQVMGDAFVERAMSNLDGFSRPLQDWLNEHAWGSTWQRGGIDLKTRSLCTCAMLAALGRGHELKGHVRGALNNGATLVEIREVLLHSALYAGAPAAVEAFRNAREVIDALGLDMPDDGA; the protein is encoded by the coding sequence ATGAGCGAACGAGACCGCGAACAAGGCAAGGCGCGCCGGGCGCAGGTGATGGGCGACGCGTTCGTCGAGCGCGCGATGAGCAATCTGGACGGCTTTTCGCGGCCGTTGCAGGACTGGCTGAACGAGCACGCGTGGGGCAGCACGTGGCAGCGCGGCGGCATCGACCTGAAGACGCGCAGCCTCTGCACGTGCGCGATGCTCGCGGCGCTCGGCCGTGGCCACGAGCTCAAGGGGCATGTTCGAGGCGCGCTGAACAACGGCGCGACCCTCGTCGAGATTCGCGAGGTGCTGTTGCACAGCGCGCTGTACGCGGGCGCGCCGGCGGCTGTCGAGGCGTTCCGCAACGCGCGGGAAGTGATCGATGCGCTGGGGCTTGACATGCCCGATGACGGGGCGTGA
- a CDS encoding alpha/beta fold hydrolase, translating into MDDARRVSSFSHEGLTFDVVDTGPVDGEIIVLLHGWPQTAKCWARVAALLNADGYRTIAPNQRGYSPLARPRRVAAYRMPHLVGDVVALIERLGGGPVHVVGHDWGAAVAWALAGRHPAAVRTLTTVSVPHSGAFMRSMLSSDQLFRSYYMGLFQLPKLPELFVTRCRGLFGKMLAGTGMTRDDVNAVYADIVDAGALTTSLNWYRAIALTPPGYLTRKVPVPVLHVWGARDAALSRRGAELAREFASGPYRLEVLPHATHWIPEHDAEQLAALVRESIAVKPDAAAPPLAAAATA; encoded by the coding sequence ATGGATGATGCGCGCCGCGTGAGCTCGTTCAGTCACGAAGGATTGACTTTCGACGTCGTCGATACGGGCCCGGTCGACGGCGAGATCATCGTGCTGCTGCACGGCTGGCCGCAAACCGCGAAGTGCTGGGCACGCGTCGCGGCCCTGCTGAACGCCGACGGCTATCGGACCATCGCGCCGAACCAGCGCGGCTACTCGCCGCTCGCCCGCCCGCGCCGCGTCGCCGCTTACCGCATGCCGCATCTCGTCGGCGATGTCGTCGCGCTGATCGAGCGGCTCGGCGGCGGCCCGGTGCACGTCGTCGGGCACGACTGGGGCGCGGCCGTCGCGTGGGCGCTCGCGGGCCGGCATCCCGCCGCGGTGCGCACGCTGACGACGGTGTCGGTGCCGCACTCGGGCGCGTTCATGCGCTCGATGCTCAGCAGCGACCAGTTGTTCCGCTCGTACTACATGGGCCTCTTTCAGTTGCCGAAGCTGCCGGAGCTGTTCGTCACGCGCTGCCGCGGGCTGTTCGGGAAAATGCTGGCGGGCACGGGCATGACGCGCGACGACGTGAATGCCGTCTACGCCGACATCGTCGACGCGGGCGCGCTGACGACCTCGCTCAACTGGTATCGCGCGATCGCGCTGACGCCGCCCGGCTATCTCACTCGCAAGGTACCCGTGCCCGTTCTGCACGTCTGGGGCGCGCGGGATGCGGCGCTGTCGCGGCGCGGCGCCGAGCTCGCTCGCGAATTCGCGAGCGGGCCGTACCGGCTCGAAGTGCTGCCGCACGCGACGCACTGGATTCCCGAGCACGACGCCGAGCAACTCGCCGCGCTCGTGCGCGAATCGATCGCGGTGAAGCCGGACGCGGCGGCGCCTCCCCTCGCCGCCGCGGCAACGGCCTGA
- a CDS encoding potassium channel family protein, which produces MALPSEYRKSLRFRLRRTRTQWKAPRSRTLFTRPAASPLRTLTLRLALVVGLCALAFLVLYLDRDGLRDSTKSAPMSIADLVYFTMVTVATVGYGDIVPVTARARLIDAFFIVPIRIGIWFIFLGTAYQFVIQRVIEEYRMKRLQKNLRDHIVICGYGLSGSIAVRELLESGVDPATLIVIDSQEQALEAAAALGVTGLCGDPAHEDLLQQAQVRSAKAVIISVTDDPTAILLTLSVRSIAPDTKIVVRIQENLYQRQLRQAGADVIVSSTKIGALLLADAVESRYIVPFVNDMLSTRGRATLVERPAAAHEIGCMSNAVAGALVVGLDRGGKILSFYEDPPCRIEAGDTLVVIQSTRAMERAGIELAD; this is translated from the coding sequence TTGGCGTTGCCATCCGAATACCGCAAGTCGCTGCGATTTCGCCTGCGCAGGACACGCACGCAGTGGAAGGCGCCGCGCTCGCGCACGCTGTTCACGCGGCCTGCCGCGTCGCCGCTGCGCACGCTGACGTTGCGCCTCGCGCTCGTCGTCGGCCTGTGCGCGCTCGCGTTCCTCGTGCTGTATCTCGATCGCGACGGCCTGCGCGATTCGACGAAGAGCGCGCCGATGAGCATCGCCGATCTCGTCTATTTCACGATGGTGACGGTCGCGACGGTCGGCTATGGCGACATCGTTCCCGTCACCGCGCGCGCACGCCTCATCGACGCATTCTTCATCGTGCCGATCCGCATCGGCATCTGGTTCATCTTTCTCGGCACCGCTTATCAATTCGTGATTCAACGAGTCATCGAGGAGTACCGCATGAAGCGCCTGCAAAAGAACCTGCGCGATCACATCGTGATTTGCGGCTACGGGCTGAGCGGCTCGATCGCCGTGCGCGAGCTGCTCGAAAGCGGCGTCGATCCCGCGACGCTGATCGTCATCGATTCGCAGGAGCAGGCGCTCGAGGCGGCAGCCGCGCTCGGCGTGACGGGCCTTTGCGGCGATCCCGCGCACGAGGATCTGCTGCAGCAGGCGCAGGTGCGCAGCGCGAAGGCGGTCATCATTTCGGTCACCGACGATCCGACCGCGATCCTGCTTACGCTGTCGGTGCGCAGCATCGCGCCGGATACGAAGATCGTCGTGCGGATTCAGGAGAACCTGTATCAGCGGCAATTGCGTCAGGCGGGCGCCGACGTGATCGTGTCGTCGACGAAGATCGGCGCGCTGTTGCTCGCCGACGCGGTCGAGAGCCGCTACATCGTGCCGTTCGTCAACGACATGCTGTCCACGCGCGGCCGCGCGACGCTCGTCGAGCGGCCGGCCGCCGCGCACGAGATCGGCTGCATGTCGAATGCGGTGGCGGGCGCGCTCGTCGTCGGGCTCGATCGCGGCGGCAAGATCCTGTCGTTCTACGAAGATCCGCCATGCCGGATCGAGGCGGGCGATACGCTCGTCGTGATCCAGTCGACGCGCGCGATGGAGCGCGCGGGCATCGAGCTCGCCGACTGA
- a CDS encoding NAD(P)/FAD-dependent oxidoreductase yields the protein MTTTYPLYKTLTHAGEPFPAQADVVIAGAGIMGCAAAYYLGLRGIKAVVFDKSRIAGQQSTRAWGFVRQQGREAAEVPLMMAGMRLWEGLERELGADLEWRQGGCLYIAGNDDEWASFRQWTDVARTHGLDTRMLARAEIDAHVSGLAAPALGGLYTASDGQAEPRRVAAAFAARAAEAGARFVEGCGVTAIDMSAGAVTGVVTERGSVKARRVICAAGATSLRLLDGVGIRLPQQAVRGTCMRTNALPAVSASTIWGHGLGIRQRANGAINLADDMQVDVDVTLGHLRGLSLFLPELWAQREKFRFHLNGAAWRDLKTRAAGGAPAIEPRDPNPQPNPAHAPRALAKLKATFPALRDAQIVEAWAGLIDVLPDGIPVIDAPRAPDGLAIATGFCGHGFAMGPIVGRLLAEWVDTGTTSLDLSAFRAARFVDGTMRRPASML from the coding sequence ATGACTACCACCTATCCGTTGTACAAGACACTCACGCACGCAGGCGAGCCGTTTCCCGCGCAAGCCGACGTCGTCATCGCCGGCGCGGGCATCATGGGGTGCGCCGCCGCCTATTATCTCGGGTTGCGCGGGATAAAGGCGGTCGTGTTCGACAAATCGCGCATAGCGGGACAACAGTCGACGCGCGCATGGGGCTTCGTGCGTCAGCAGGGCCGCGAAGCCGCGGAGGTGCCGCTGATGATGGCCGGCATGCGCTTGTGGGAGGGGCTCGAGCGCGAGCTCGGCGCCGATCTGGAGTGGCGGCAGGGCGGCTGTCTCTATATCGCCGGCAACGATGACGAGTGGGCGTCGTTCCGGCAATGGACGGATGTCGCGCGCACGCACGGGCTCGATACGCGCATGCTCGCGCGCGCCGAGATCGATGCGCACGTGAGCGGCCTCGCCGCGCCCGCGCTCGGCGGCCTCTACACGGCGAGCGACGGCCAGGCCGAGCCGCGCCGCGTCGCCGCGGCGTTCGCCGCGCGCGCGGCCGAAGCCGGCGCGCGTTTCGTTGAAGGCTGCGGCGTGACCGCGATCGACATGTCGGCCGGCGCGGTGACGGGCGTCGTCACCGAGCGCGGCAGCGTGAAGGCGCGGCGTGTGATCTGCGCGGCCGGCGCGACGAGCTTGCGTCTGCTCGACGGTGTCGGCATCCGGCTGCCGCAGCAGGCGGTGCGCGGCACCTGCATGCGCACGAACGCGCTGCCCGCCGTGTCCGCGTCGACGATCTGGGGGCACGGCCTCGGCATCCGGCAGCGCGCGAACGGCGCGATCAATCTCGCGGACGACATGCAGGTCGATGTCGACGTCACGCTCGGCCACCTGCGCGGGCTGAGCCTGTTCTTGCCCGAGCTGTGGGCGCAGCGCGAGAAATTCCGCTTTCATCTGAACGGCGCGGCGTGGCGCGATCTGAAGACGCGCGCCGCGGGCGGCGCGCCGGCGATCGAGCCGCGCGATCCGAATCCGCAGCCGAATCCCGCCCATGCGCCGCGCGCGCTCGCGAAGCTGAAGGCGACCTTCCCGGCGCTGCGAGACGCGCAGATCGTCGAGGCGTGGGCCGGCCTGATCGACGTGCTGCCCGACGGCATTCCGGTGATCGATGCGCCGCGCGCGCCGGACGGGCTTGCGATCGCGACCGGGTTCTGCGGGCACGGCTTCGCGATGGGGCCGATCGTCGGCCGCCTGCTCGCCGAGTGGGTCGACACCGGCACGACGTCGCTCGATCTGTCCGCGTTTCGCGCGGCGCGCTTCGTCGACGGGACGATGCGGCGGCCGGCGAGCATGCTGTAG
- a CDS encoding helix-turn-helix domain-containing protein produces MANEAITTDSLAVAERVRELMTRHGIGKRQQTTELCRILDLSFSQGHRKLRGSSPWTLAQIKKVAEAYGEPAAQLFGAQALDPGMVGACARDAVLYAGIAEIPCTAWIGGLLDAGARPEFVAYEQQGRWRVLRHTGVLYQNAYDVHKIEIYPRRAESDRLLVAVIDADSVSADEVCRYLDEQGFVTARFASVDAFVEALQGQAFDAVVTEWMFDGRNAADAIQAVRASDNPGAPIFVLTGDLLTGRASEAEISEVIRVYDVVCYEKPARMAILSADLAKRLSHA; encoded by the coding sequence ATGGCTAACGAAGCAATCACCACGGATTCCCTTGCGGTCGCCGAGCGCGTGCGCGAGCTGATGACCCGCCACGGCATCGGCAAGCGTCAGCAGACGACCGAGCTTTGTCGAATTCTCGACCTGAGCTTCTCGCAAGGGCATCGCAAGCTGCGCGGCAGCAGTCCCTGGACGCTCGCGCAAATCAAGAAAGTCGCCGAAGCGTACGGCGAACCTGCCGCGCAGCTGTTCGGCGCGCAGGCGCTCGACCCCGGCATGGTCGGCGCATGCGCGCGCGACGCGGTGCTGTATGCGGGCATCGCCGAGATTCCGTGCACCGCATGGATCGGCGGGCTCCTCGACGCCGGCGCGCGCCCCGAGTTCGTCGCGTACGAACAGCAGGGCCGCTGGCGCGTGCTGCGCCATACCGGCGTGCTCTACCAGAACGCGTACGACGTTCACAAGATCGAGATCTACCCGCGCCGCGCGGAAAGCGACAGGCTGCTCGTCGCGGTCATCGACGCCGACAGCGTGAGCGCCGACGAAGTCTGCCGCTATCTCGACGAGCAGGGGTTCGTGACGGCGCGCTTCGCCAGCGTCGACGCGTTCGTCGAGGCGCTGCAGGGCCAGGCATTCGACGCGGTCGTCACCGAGTGGATGTTCGACGGCCGCAACGCCGCCGACGCGATCCAGGCCGTGCGCGCGTCAGACAATCCGGGCGCGCCGATCTTCGTGCTGACGGGCGACCTGCTGACGGGCCGCGCGAGCGAAGCGGAAATCAGCGAAGTGATCCGCGTCTACGACGTTGTCTGCTACGAGAAACCCGCCCGCATGGCGATCCTGAGCGCCGATCTCGCGAAGCGTCTGTCGCACGCGTGA
- a CDS encoding ATP-binding domain-containing protein: MARIIPDDWKNLAATGAAERERETLATLERTLPDAYTVYHGVHWTRADQNFSVFGEASFVIVSPAGRVLVIEQKAGFLRETPKGLVKVYLQTERNVSIQLARTLENLHRRLTTVLGAGAYGVEELLYCPDYTVKNPAIAGVAPARIVDATCRHALAARIVETLPADEPPFASAAKIHHFLADELSLTPDTSALVGQADTLVTRLAGGLAAWARRLAFAPFRLRVIATAGSGKTQLAVQAMRDALSAGKRVLYVCFNRPLADHVARIAPEGAKIANYHQLCDWIARDGGHAPDFGARDAFAQLEARFAQTPIAERWRFDTLIVDEGQDFQPSWADALERLVAPNGAWWWLEDPLQNLYMRERVPLAGWVTLKETTNYRSPRDILDYVREVVGSVEPLAAELVSGSPFGGSDISISAYDDAQAESAAQACIDATKRAVTHALALGFRKQDITVLSFRGREGSALTALDQLGPHRVKSFTGKYDLFGNPEYREGDVLLDSIYRFKGQAAPCVILTEVDFDTFDERAARKLFVGATRATMKLIVVASRRAARRIVPSA; this comes from the coding sequence ATGGCCCGCATCATTCCCGACGACTGGAAGAACCTTGCCGCCACGGGCGCGGCCGAGCGCGAACGCGAAACGCTCGCGACGCTGGAGCGGACGCTGCCCGACGCGTACACGGTCTATCACGGCGTGCACTGGACGCGCGCGGACCAGAATTTCTCGGTATTCGGCGAAGCCAGCTTCGTGATCGTGAGCCCGGCCGGGCGCGTGCTCGTGATCGAACAGAAGGCGGGCTTCCTGCGCGAGACGCCGAAGGGGCTCGTCAAGGTCTATCTGCAAACCGAGCGCAACGTATCGATCCAGCTCGCGCGCACGCTCGAGAACCTGCATCGCCGGCTCACCACCGTGCTCGGCGCGGGCGCGTACGGCGTCGAGGAGCTGCTGTACTGCCCGGACTACACGGTGAAGAATCCGGCGATCGCGGGCGTCGCGCCCGCGCGGATCGTCGACGCGACGTGCAGGCACGCGCTCGCCGCGCGCATCGTCGAAACGCTGCCCGCCGACGAGCCGCCCTTTGCGAGCGCGGCGAAGATCCATCATTTCCTCGCGGACGAGCTGTCGCTGACGCCTGACACGAGCGCGCTCGTCGGCCAGGCGGACACGCTCGTCACGCGGCTCGCGGGCGGCCTCGCGGCCTGGGCGCGCCGGCTTGCATTCGCGCCGTTCCGGCTGCGCGTGATCGCGACCGCGGGCTCCGGCAAGACGCAGCTCGCCGTGCAGGCGATGCGCGACGCGCTCTCGGCCGGCAAACGCGTGCTGTACGTGTGCTTCAACCGGCCGCTCGCCGATCACGTCGCGCGGATCGCGCCCGAAGGCGCGAAGATCGCGAACTACCATCAGCTCTGCGACTGGATCGCGCGCGACGGCGGCCACGCCCCCGACTTCGGCGCGCGCGACGCGTTCGCGCAGCTCGAGGCGCGCTTCGCGCAAACACCGATCGCCGAGCGCTGGCGGTTCGACACGCTGATCGTCGACGAAGGCCAGGACTTTCAGCCGTCGTGGGCGGACGCGCTCGAGCGGCTCGTCGCGCCCAACGGCGCATGGTGGTGGCTGGAAGATCCGCTGCAGAACCTCTACATGCGCGAGCGCGTCCCGCTTGCCGGCTGGGTGACGCTCAAGGAGACGACCAACTACCGCAGCCCGCGCGACATCCTCGACTACGTGCGCGAGGTCGTTGGCAGCGTCGAGCCGCTCGCGGCCGAGCTCGTGTCGGGCAGCCCGTTCGGCGGATCGGACATCTCGATTTCCGCGTACGACGACGCGCAAGCGGAATCGGCCGCGCAAGCCTGCATCGACGCGACGAAGCGCGCGGTCACGCACGCGCTCGCGCTCGGCTTTCGCAAGCAGGACATCACGGTGCTCTCGTTCAGGGGGCGCGAGGGCTCGGCGCTCACGGCGCTCGACCAGCTCGGGCCGCACCGCGTGAAGAGCTTCACCGGCAAATACGATCTGTTCGGGAACCCGGAATACCGGGAAGGCGACGTGCTGCTCGACTCGATCTATCGCTTCAAGGGGCAGGCGGCGCCGTGCGTGATCCTGACCGAGGTCGACTTCGACACGTTCGACGAGCGGGCGGCGCGCAAGCTGTTCGTCGGCGCGACGCGCGCGACGATGAAGCTGATCGTCGTCGCGTCGCGGCGCGCGGCGCGGCGGATCGTACCTTCCGCTTGA
- a CDS encoding methyl-accepting chemotaxis protein yields the protein MNAFFSRFSIRTRIFSTLGLVAALLTITGVIGFFSMQNSNAALDDAYTRQLAAKTALASASLNLAITRTTLDRVILHPEVPDAANTIAKAEQYLAASDRGWRDYDALPRGDDEKTLAEQANAARRALAEEALKPMIEALKAGRHDEADRLMMTVAPPLSVAWTKATAALDDARAAYGKAAYDAAEQMYGWLRLVLGGLIVFGLAACLGCAIGLHFAITQPLVRILGHLRRLAEGDLTGELRWTSHDEMAELVAGLTTMQRSLSETVRKVTDGSESIATATRQIAAGNTDLSQRTEEQAAALQQTAASMEQLTATVKQNADNAREAQNCADSATDIATKGATVVGEVVGTMAEIDQSSQKVADIIGTIEGIAFQTNILALNAAVEAARAGEQGRGFAVVAGEVRTLAQRSASAAKEIKALIGESVERVATGSRLVGSAGDTMQEIQRAIARVTGIMTEISAASNEQRDGIEQVNRAVSQMDQVSQQNAALVEQAAAAAASLEEQADGLRRTVGAFRVVA from the coding sequence ATGAATGCTTTTTTCTCCCGCTTTTCGATTCGCACCCGGATTTTCTCGACGCTCGGACTCGTCGCCGCGCTGTTGACGATCACGGGCGTGATCGGCTTCTTCAGCATGCAGAACTCGAACGCCGCGCTCGACGACGCGTACACGCGGCAACTCGCGGCGAAGACGGCGCTGGCGTCGGCGAGCCTGAATCTCGCGATCACGCGCACGACGCTCGACCGCGTGATCCTGCATCCGGAGGTGCCCGACGCCGCGAACACCATCGCGAAGGCGGAGCAGTATCTGGCCGCATCGGACCGCGGCTGGCGCGACTACGACGCGCTGCCGCGCGGCGACGACGAAAAGACGCTCGCCGAGCAGGCGAACGCCGCGCGCCGCGCGCTCGCCGAAGAGGCGCTCAAGCCGATGATCGAAGCGCTGAAGGCCGGCCGGCACGACGAAGCCGATCGCCTGATGATGACGGTCGCGCCGCCGCTGTCCGTTGCGTGGACGAAGGCGACGGCCGCGCTCGACGATGCGCGCGCCGCGTATGGCAAGGCCGCGTACGACGCCGCGGAGCAGATGTACGGATGGCTGCGGCTCGTGCTCGGCGGGCTGATCGTGTTCGGCCTCGCCGCGTGCCTCGGCTGCGCGATCGGCCTGCACTTCGCGATCACCCAGCCGCTCGTGCGCATCCTCGGGCACCTGCGCCGCCTGGCGGAAGGCGATCTGACGGGCGAACTGCGCTGGACGTCGCACGACGAGATGGCCGAGCTCGTCGCGGGCCTCACGACGATGCAGCGCAGCCTGTCGGAAACCGTGCGCAAGGTGACGGACGGCTCCGAATCGATCGCGACCGCGACCCGCCAGATCGCGGCCGGCAACACCGATCTGTCGCAGCGCACGGAGGAGCAGGCGGCCGCGCTGCAGCAGACGGCGGCGAGCATGGAGCAATTGACCGCGACGGTGAAGCAGAACGCGGACAACGCGCGCGAAGCGCAGAACTGCGCCGATAGCGCGACCGACATCGCGACGAAGGGCGCGACCGTCGTCGGCGAGGTGGTGGGCACGATGGCCGAGATCGACCAGAGCTCGCAGAAGGTGGCCGACATCATCGGCACGATCGAAGGGATCGCGTTCCAGACCAACATTCTCGCGCTGAACGCGGCCGTCGAGGCGGCGCGCGCGGGCGAGCAGGGCCGCGGCTTCGCGGTCGTCGCGGGCGAGGTGCGCACGCTCGCGCAGCGCTCCGCGTCGGCGGCCAAGGAGATCAAGGCGCTGATCGGCGAATCGGTCGAGCGGGTCGCGACGGGCTCGCGGCTCGTCGGCTCGGCGGGCGACACGATGCAGGAGATCCAGCGCGCGATCGCTCGCGTGACGGGCATCATGACCGAGATATCGGCCGCGTCGAACGAGCAGCGCGACGGCATCGAGCAGGTCAACCGCGCCGTGTCGCAAATGGATCAGGTGTCGCAGCAGAACGCGGCGCTCGTCGAGCAGGCGGCGGCGGCCGCCGCGTCGCTCGAGGAGCAGGCGGACGGGCTGCGCCGCACGGTCGGCGCGTTCCGCGTCGTCGCCTGA